Proteins co-encoded in one Quercus robur chromosome 8, dhQueRobu3.1, whole genome shotgun sequence genomic window:
- the LOC126694537 gene encoding ribonuclease 3-like protein 2 isoform X1, whose translation MNAMDLDPEPDILTHWCTDLYNLPMPSISPFLYTIPTATSLSSSSSSSSSSSPPSTSGGAADDMASSIRSVEEILSYRFKDKSLLKEALTHSSYNNGESFKSYQRLEFVGDAVLGLALSNYVFLAYPNLEPGQLSSLRAANISTEKLARVAVRHGLHRFIRHHAAPLHDKIKEFADAVSLEDDTVVYGGLVKAPKILADIVESVAAAIYVDLNLDLQQLWVIFRALLEPIVTLEDLQKQPQPVTMLFELCQKQGKQVDIKYWKNGEKNIATVYVDGKFIASGSSEKKETAKLNAAKQALLKLSKSMPTNFGRLDFSFGLNKSFEIDGAKQKLHELCGKKKWPKPIYSLEKDEGPPHDKKYVSSVQIPTIDGVLYMEGDEKFRVKEAQNSAASLIIRALQESNYL comes from the exons ATGAACGCAATGGATTTGGATCCTGAGCCAGATATCCTCACACACTGGTGCACCGATCTCTACAATCTCCCTATGCCCTCAATCTCACCTTTCCTCTACACAATCCCCACCGCCAC CTcactctcctcctcctcctcctcctcctcctcctcctcaccACCGTCCACATCCGGTGGTGCTGCTGATGACATGGCATCTTCGATAAGATCCGTGGAAGAAATCCTCTCCTACAGGTTCAAAGACAAGTCGCTACTAAAAGAAGCACTCACTCACTCCTCTTATAACAACGGCGAGTCGTTCAAGTCCTACCAGCGCCTCGAGTTTGTCGGCGACGCCGTGCTCGGGCTCGCTCTCAGCAATTACGTCTTCTTGGCTTACCCTAACCTCGAGCCTGGACAGCTCTCGTCTCTACGCGCCGCCAATATCAGCACCGAGAAACTCGCCCGCGTCGCCGTCCGCCACGGCCTCCACCGCTTTATCAGACATCATGCTGCCCCTCTTCATGATAAG ATTAAAGAGTTTGCTGATGCAGTCAGTCTGGAGGACGATACAGTTGTATATGGCGGATTAGTAAAAGCCCCAAAGATTCTTGCTGACATTGTAGAGTCTGTGGCAGCAGCTATATATGTTGATCTCAATCTCGACCTGCAACAATTATGGGTG ATCTTTAGGGCTCTCTTGGAACCTATTGTCACACTTGAAGACTTGCAAAAACAACCACAGCCTGTCACGATGTTGTTTGAGTTGTGTCAGAAGCAAGGGAAGCAAGTTGACATTAAGTATTGGAAGAATGGGGAAAAGAATATTGCGACTGTATATGTTGATGGTAAGTTTATTGCCTCAGGTTCTTCTGAGAAGAAGGAAACTGCAAAGCTTAATGCAGCAAAGCAAGCTTTGCTCAAGTTATCGAAATCTATGCCCACTAACTTTGggaggttagatttttcttttgggctCAATAAGTCATTTGAGATTGATGGAGCGAAGCAGAAGTTACATGAGCTTTGTGGCAAGAAAAAATGGCCTAAGCCTATTTACAG CCTTGAGAAGGATGAGGGTCCACCACACGACAAGAAATATGTTTCTTCAGTTCAAATACCAACAATAGATGGTGTTTTATATATGGAGGGAGATGAAAAGTTCAGAGTAAAGGAAGCACAAAATTCTGCAGCTTCCTTGATTATCCGTGCCTTACAAGAATCTAATTATCTATGA
- the LOC126694537 gene encoding ribonuclease 3-like protein 2 isoform X2 encodes MNAMDLDPEPDILTHWCTDLYNLPMPSISPFLYTIPTATSLSSSSSSSSSSPPSTSGGASDDMESSIRSVEEILSYRFKNKSLLKEALTHSSYNNGESFKSYQRLEFVGDAVLGLAISNYVFLAYPNLEPGQLSSLRAANISTEKLARVAVRHGLHRFIRHNAASLHDKVKEFADAVSQEDDTVVYGGSVKAPKILADIVESVAAAIYVDLNLDLQQLWVIFRALLEPIVTLEDLQQQPQPVTMLFELCQKQGKQVDIKFRRTGAKNVATVYIDGKFIALGSSEKKETAKLNAARQALLKLSESIPTNVGRLDFSFGLNKSFEIDGAKQKLHELCSKKKWPKPIYSLEKDEGPPHDKKYVSSVKIPTVDGVLYIEGDEKSRVKEAQNSAASLIIRALQESNYL; translated from the exons ATGAACGCAATGGATTTGGATCCTGAGCCAGATATCCTCACACACTGGTGCACCGATCTCTACAATCTCCCTATGCCCTCAATCTCACCTTTCCTCTACACAATCCCCACCGCCACCTcactctcctcctcctcctcctcctcctcctcatcacCACCGTCCACATCCGGTGGTGCTTCTGATGACATGGAATCTTCTATAAGATCCGTGGAAGAAATCCTCTCCTACAGGTTCAAAAACAAGTCGCTACTAAAAGAAGCACTCACTCACTCCTCTTACAACAACGGCGAGTCGTTCAAGTCCTACCAGCGCCTCGAGTTCGTCGGCGACGCCGTGCTCGGCCTCGCTATCAGCAATTACGTCTTCCTGGCTTACCCTAACCTCGAGCCTGGACAGCTCTCGTCTCTACGCGCCGCCAATATCAGCACCGAGAAACTCGCTCGCGTCGCCGTCCGCCATGGACTCCACCGCTTTATCAGACACAATGCTGCCTCTCTTCATGATAAG GTTAAAGAGTTTGCTGATGCGGTCAGTCAGGAGGACGATACAGTTGTATATGGCGGATCAGTAAAAGCCCCAAAGATTCTTGCTGACATTGTGGAGTCTGTGGCAGCAGCTATATATGTTGATCTCAATCTTGACCTACAACAATTATGGGTG ATCTTTAGGGCTCTCTTGGAACCTATTGTCACACTTGAAGACTTGCAACAACAACCACAGCCTGTCACAATGTTGTTTGAGTTGTGTCAGAAGCAAGGGAAGCAAGTTGACATTAAGTTTAGGAGGACTGGGGCAAAGAATGTTGCGACTGTATATATTGATGGTAAGTTTATTGCCTTAGGTTCTTCTGAGAAGAAGGAAACTGCAAAGCTTAATGCAGCAAGGCAAGCTTTGCTCAAGTTATCGGAATCTATACCCACTAACGTTGggaggttagatttttcttttgggctCAATAAGTCATTTGAGATCGATGGAGCGAAGCAAAAGTTACATGAGCTTTGTAGCAAGAAAAAGTGGCCTAAGCCTATTTACAG CCTTGAGAAGGATGAGGGTCCACCACACGACAAGAAATATGTCTCATCAGTTAAAATACCAACAGTAGATGGTGTTTTATATATAGAGGGAGATGAAAAGTCAAGAGTAAAGGAAGCACAAAATTCTGCAGCTTCCTTGATTATCCGTGCCTTACAAGAATCTAATTATCTATGA